In Chitinophagaceae bacterium, the following are encoded in one genomic region:
- a CDS encoding methylmalonyl-CoA mutase codes for MSSKKATERKERFLTDSGIEIKPTYTLADHKAEIPGEFPFTRGIHPNMYRGRFWTMRQYAGFSTAEESNKRYHYLLSQGTTGLSVAFDLPTQIGYDSDHHFSEGEVGKVGVAIDSIEDMELLLKDIPLDKISTSMTINATGFILLALYVAVAKKQNADLSKLSGTIQNDILKEYAARGTYIYPPKPSMKIITDIFEYCSQYLPAWNTISISGYHIREAGSNAAQEVAFTLANGKSYCKAAIEKGLDINVFARRLSFFFNAHNNFFEEIAKFRAARRMWAHITKELGATDPKAQMMRFHTQTGGSTLSAQQPLNNISRVTLQALSAVLGGTQSLHTNGYDEALSLPTEEAASIALRTQQIIAYESGVADTADPLAGSYFIENLTDQIEEKAREIIDTIDAMGGSVSAIEDGYIQEQIAQSAYDYQQQIESKEKVIVGVNKFQTKEPPFDKLFSVDDSIRIQQIEKLRILRKKRDTEKVNQCLKNLTDKVNADENIMPAVIEAVENLVTLGEISDCLRNIFGEHKDSF; via the coding sequence ATGAGCAGTAAAAAAGCAACAGAAAGAAAGGAGCGTTTTTTAACGGACTCCGGAATAGAAATAAAACCAACCTATACCTTAGCTGATCATAAAGCTGAAATACCCGGTGAGTTCCCTTTTACCAGAGGAATTCATCCTAATATGTACAGAGGTCGTTTTTGGACAATGAGGCAATATGCAGGCTTTTCAACTGCAGAGGAATCTAACAAAAGATATCATTATTTACTTTCTCAGGGAACAACAGGACTTTCAGTAGCTTTTGATTTGCCAACTCAAATCGGTTATGATTCTGATCATCACTTTTCTGAAGGTGAAGTTGGAAAAGTGGGTGTTGCAATTGACTCTATTGAAGATATGGAGTTGCTTTTAAAAGACATTCCTTTAGATAAGATTTCAACTTCAATGACTATAAATGCAACCGGATTTATTCTGCTTGCCTTATATGTTGCTGTTGCAAAAAAACAAAATGCAGATTTATCAAAGCTGTCAGGTACTATTCAAAATGATATTCTCAAAGAATATGCTGCCAGGGGAACTTACATATACCCTCCTAAGCCTTCAATGAAAATTATCACAGACATCTTTGAATATTGCAGTCAATATTTACCCGCATGGAATACGATTTCAATTTCCGGTTATCATATACGTGAAGCCGGGTCTAATGCAGCTCAGGAAGTCGCTTTTACCTTAGCCAACGGAAAGTCTTATTGTAAGGCCGCCATTGAAAAAGGATTAGATATAAATGTATTTGCCAGAAGATTAAGCTTTTTTTTCAATGCACATAACAATTTTTTTGAAGAAATAGCCAAATTTCGTGCAGCCAGAAGAATGTGGGCTCACATTACCAAAGAATTAGGAGCTACTGACCCTAAAGCGCAAATGATGCGTTTTCATACACAGACAGGCGGATCAACTCTAAGTGCTCAACAACCCTTAAATAATATTTCAAGAGTTACCTTACAGGCTCTTTCGGCTGTGCTCGGCGGAACTCAATCATTGCACACAAACGGCTATGACGAAGCACTTTCTCTACCTACTGAAGAAGCGGCTTCCATTGCTCTAAGAACGCAGCAAATCATTGCTTATGAAAGTGGTGTGGCAGATACGGCAGATCCTTTAGCCGGTTCATATTTTATTGAAAATCTAACCGATCAAATAGAGGAAAAAGCCCGGGAAATCATTGATACTATAGATGCTATGGGAGGTTCTGTAAGTGCTATAGAAGATGGATATATACAAGAACAAATAGCTCAATCTGCTTATGATTATCAACAACAAATTGAAAGTAAGGAAAAGGTTATTGTTGGAGTTAATAAGTTTCAAACAAAAGAACCCCCTTTTGATAAATTATTTTCGGTAGATGACAGTATCCGTATTCAACAAATTGAAAAGCTTAGAATTTTAAGAAAAAAAAGAGATACAGAAAAAGTAAATCAATGTCTTAAAAATTTAACCGATAAAGTAAATGCAGATGAAAATATCATGCCTGCCGTTATTGAAGCCGTTGAGAACCTTGTAACCTTAGGAGAAATTTCCGATTGCCTGAGAAATATTTTTGGTGAACATAAAGATAGCTTCTAA
- a CDS encoding DUF2911 domain-containing protein, whose protein sequence is MKSVSFYAALILLTTLFACSENSQQASEETMDKKEKKVKENDEKVDLRFPAISPRSQVNQVIGVTDVRIDYSRPAVRERVVWGELVPYNEIWRTGANAPTTIKLQHDVMVNGNPVAAGKYSIITIPNENGNWKLMFHKDTEVNSSIGYDEANDALQLELQAESTDVHYEMMTFKFIDVTETSGTAVMAWENLQIEFDIEVNTHDIVLKKIDKAIKNADDDDWMVYSQSARYLVSKGERMEDAEKWINKSISIEENWRNYFAKANLREKQGDIPRAIELTEKALEAGRKDESFGAEGFLIGNLERLKSEI, encoded by the coding sequence ATGAAATCAGTATCTTTTTATGCAGCACTTATTTTGCTGACCACCTTGTTTGCTTGCTCCGAAAACAGTCAACAAGCAAGTGAAGAAACTATGGACAAAAAAGAAAAGAAAGTTAAAGAAAATGACGAAAAAGTTGATTTAAGATTCCCTGCTATAAGCCCAAGGTCTCAGGTAAATCAGGTTATAGGCGTTACAGATGTTCGCATTGACTACAGCAGGCCTGCTGTAAGAGAAAGAGTAGTCTGGGGAGAGCTTGTTCCTTATAATGAAATTTGGAGAACAGGTGCAAATGCACCAACAACTATTAAATTGCAGCATGATGTAATGGTAAATGGAAATCCTGTTGCAGCCGGAAAATATTCTATAATTACAATTCCGAATGAGAATGGCAACTGGAAACTTATGTTCCATAAAGACACAGAGGTTAATAGTTCTATTGGCTACGATGAAGCAAATGATGCATTGCAACTTGAACTACAAGCAGAAAGTACAGACGTTCATTATGAAATGATGACGTTTAAGTTTATAGATGTAACGGAAACAAGTGGAACCGCTGTGATGGCATGGGAAAATCTTCAGATTGAATTTGATATTGAAGTTAACACACATGATATCGTATTGAAAAAGATCGACAAGGCTATTAAAAATGCCGATGATGATGACTGGATGGTTTATAGTCAGTCTGCAAGATATCTTGTTAGTAAAGGCGAAAGAATGGAAGATGCAGAAAAATGGATTAACAAATCTATTTCAATTGAAGAAAACTGGAGAAATTACTTTGCAAAAGCAAACCTTAGAGAGAAGCAGGGAGATATTCCAAGAGCCATAGAGCTTACTGAGAAAGCACTTGAAGCAGGAAGAAAAGATGAATCTTTTGGAGCAGAAGGGTTCCTAATAGGAAATTTGGAGCGGTTAAAATCTGAAATTTAG